Proteins encoded within one genomic window of Spiroplasma sabaudiense Ar-1343:
- a CDS encoding lipoprotein yields MKKILSILAALTLSTTSTLSVVACESGENKYAKLKDLTDENVVEFFDEFGKEFSYQGDFIFLNDGEVVMDNNHEFIHTLDNLFLRIINDEMNKKLKMKETNYIANVFIDGSNEDEIKPLQKYEFTGSMKFMNLETGNIIKIQNIKFDFEQTNNIGVKDIFQKVLKDFLDYSFNYASDNDESLTWARFDAFPMVKPIMEGNLEECIEYMEYYMNPVTYKGSIYKEYSFKATVNSMKRYDTGYNKNQEFAKVEAEFQFTDPKVSKIINSNFVMCTSDLSK; encoded by the coding sequence ATGAAAAAAATATTAAGTATTTTGGCAGCGCTAACGCTTTCAACAACTTCAACCCTAAGTGTTGTGGCTTGTGAAAGCGGAGAAAATAAGTATGCTAAATTAAAAGATTTGACTGATGAAAATGTTGTTGAGTTTTTTGATGAGTTTGGGAAAGAATTTAGCTATCAAGGAGATTTTATTTTCCTAAACGATGGTGAAGTGGTAATGGATAATAACCATGAATTCATTCACACGCTTGACAACTTATTTTTAAGAATTATTAATGATGAAATGAATAAAAAATTAAAAATGAAAGAAACAAATTATATTGCTAACGTTTTTATTGATGGAAGCAACGAAGATGAAATAAAACCGTTGCAAAAGTATGAATTCACCGGTAGTATGAAATTCATGAATTTGGAAACGGGAAACATTATTAAAATCCAAAATATAAAATTTGATTTTGAACAAACCAATAATATTGGTGTTAAAGACATTTTCCAAAAAGTCCTAAAAGATTTTTTAGATTATAGTTTTAACTACGCAAGTGACAACGATGAATCTTTGACTTGAGCTAGATTTGATGCCTTTCCTATGGTGAAACCCATTATGGAAGGTAATTTAGAAGAATGCATTGAATACATGGAATATTATATGAATCCAGTAACCTATAAGGGCTCAATTTACAAAGAATATAGTTTTAAAGCGACAGTTAATAGCATGAAAAGATATGATACGGGATATAATAAAAATCAAGAATTTGCGAAAGTGGAGGCCGAATTTCAATTCACAGATCCCAAAGTTAGTAAAATTATTAATTCTAATTTTGTAATGTGCACATCTGACCTATCAAAATAA
- a CDS encoding lipoprotein gives MKKILSILAALTLSTTSTLIVVACETEENKYAKLKDLTDENIIEFFDEVGKEFSYQGDFIFLNDGEVLESNYNDFLEPLNNLLLRTINNKMGEKFKMKETNYIARMFLDVKEAVKIEPMKKYKFNGKIKFINLETNKVIEIKNLTFNFEQTNNIGTSDINEKILNDFLDYNFNYASNNKESLTWARFDASPMVKPIMEGNLEESIEYIKYYMNGKLKDNKIYKEYLFESTVKNIERYDTRYNKDREFAIVEASFKFTDPKVNKVISSKFAMCTFELFL, from the coding sequence ATGAAAAAAATATTAAGTATTTTGGCAGCGCTGACACTTTCAACAACTTCAACCCTAATTGTTGTGGCTTGTGAAACCGAAGAAAATAAGTATGCTAAATTAAAAGATTTGACTGATGAAAATATTATTGAGTTTTTTGATGAGGTTGGGAAAGAATTTAGCTATCAAGGAGATTTTATTTTTCTAAATGACGGTGAAGTTTTAGAAAGTAATTACAATGATTTCTTGGAACCTTTAAATAATTTGTTACTAAGAACTATCAATAACAAAATGGGTGAAAAATTCAAAATGAAAGAAACAAATTATATCGCAAGAATGTTTTTAGATGTAAAAGAAGCTGTGAAAATTGAACCAATGAAAAAATATAAATTCAATGGGAAGATAAAATTTATAAATTTGGAAACAAACAAAGTAATTGAAATCAAAAATTTAACTTTTAATTTCGAGCAAACTAACAATATTGGAACAAGCGATATAAATGAAAAAATATTGAATGATTTTTTAGATTATAACTTTAATTATGCAAGCAACAACAAAGAATCTTTGACTTGAGCTAGATTTGATGCCTCTCCTATGGTTAAACCCATTATGGAAGGAAATTTAGAAGAATCTATTGAATACATAAAATATTATATGAATGGAAAATTAAAAGATAATAAGATTTATAAAGAATATCTTTTTGAGTCAACTGTAAAAAATATCGAAAGATATGACACAAGATATAATAAAGATCGAGAATTTGCAATTGTTGAAGCATCATTTAAATTCACAGATCCCAAAGTTAATAAAGTAATTAGCTCAAAATTTGCAATGTGCACATTCGAATTATTTTTATAA
- a CDS encoding class II fructose-bisphosphate aldolase produces the protein MKTSLKKELLKARANGYAVPAFNFDNLEMAKGIIEAAEETRSPVILMVTESAAKYMGLDYVFALGKVFVQSSHIPVVLHWDHGFDIELIKKACENEFTSVMLDASKSSFEDNVKMTQEVVGYAKKFGVEVESEIGHVGGKEDDRESNENGFTDLNEAVEFNHLTKIDALAIAVGTAHGIYSGKIELQFDLIEKINKSIDTPLVLHGSSGVPLKDLQKAIKSGICKINIGTDLKQANAFALKKWLIENNNGYDARKFGRAAIEAVKLEAIKKIIAFGSDGKA, from the coding sequence TTGAAAACAAGTTTAAAAAAAGAATTATTAAAAGCTAGAGCAAACGGTTATGCAGTACCAGCATTTAATTTTGACAATTTAGAAATGGCTAAAGGAATTATTGAGGCCGCCGAAGAAACCCGCTCCCCTGTCATTCTTATGGTTACCGAATCAGCTGCTAAGTATATGGGTCTAGATTATGTCTTTGCACTTGGTAAGGTATTTGTACAATCAAGTCACATTCCTGTTGTCCTTCACTGAGATCATGGCTTTGATATTGAATTAATAAAAAAAGCTTGTGAAAATGAATTTACAAGTGTCATGCTAGATGCTTCAAAATCTTCTTTTGAAGACAATGTTAAAATGACCCAGGAAGTCGTTGGTTACGCCAAAAAATTTGGAGTGGAGGTAGAATCTGAAATTGGACATGTTGGTGGTAAAGAAGATGATCGTGAGTCAAATGAGAACGGCTTCACTGATTTAAATGAAGCTGTGGAATTCAATCACTTAACTAAAATTGATGCTTTAGCAATTGCTGTTGGTACAGCTCACGGAATTTACAGCGGTAAGATTGAACTTCAATTTGATTTAATAGAAAAAATTAATAAATCGATTGATACTCCTTTAGTTTTACACGGATCTAGTGGCGTACCATTAAAAGATTTGCAAAAAGCAATTAAGTCTGGTATTTGTAAAATAAACATTGGAACAGATTTAAAGCAGGCTAATGCATTTGCTTTGAAAAAGTGATTAATTGAAAATAATAATGGCTATGATGCTCGTAAATTTGGTCGTGCGGCAATTGAGGCTGTAAAGTTAGAAGCAATTAAAAAAATAATTGCGTTCGGTTCAGATGGTAAAGCTTAA
- a CDS encoding lipoprotein, whose amino-acid sequence MKKILAFLGAVSLTTSAATIVVSCSTPTRSPENVHILAETFNAAVLKAISDNPLEKPENGLFETTIIKNNVIKNMKEQKINLHKLGVYFIDKEINSSNEALNAFESITKFESAPLASQEDHQKYLKENNWFENDILIYLDSTFIKASLDNPERITVGIPRMIVVRNSEMNILINNNSSLTQQAIINIKS is encoded by the coding sequence ATGAAAAAAATCTTAGCTTTTCTTGGCGCTGTTAGTTTAACCACTTCAGCTGCAACAATCGTAGTCTCATGTTCAACCCCAACTCGTTCACCTGAAAATGTTCATATTTTAGCTGAGACCTTTAATGCCGCGGTTTTGAAAGCGATCAGCGACAACCCTTTAGAAAAACCTGAAAATGGTTTATTTGAGACAACAATAATTAAAAATAATGTAATTAAAAATATGAAAGAACAAAAAATTAATCTTCATAAACTTGGTGTTTACTTTATTGATAAAGAAATAAATAGCAGCAATGAAGCTTTAAATGCTTTTGAATCAATTACTAAATTTGAATCAGCGCCTCTTGCAAGTCAAGAAGATCACCAAAAATATTTAAAAGAAAATAACTGATTTGAAAATGATATTTTGATTTATCTAGATTCAACTTTTATCAAAGCTTCTTTAGATAATCCAGAACGAATAACAGTTGGAATTCCTCGAATGATTGTTGTTAGAAATTCTGAAATGAATATTTTAATTAATAATAATTCTAGTTTAACTCAACAAGCTATTATCAACATTAAATCTTAG
- a CDS encoding PTS transporter subunit EIIC: protein MKLQLDKKTKLQKDTNKSSQMSVGTNSKWKNFWKKTMVGLQNLGKSLLFPIAVLPFAALLNRFGTLAIDLNPIQDGIKNAGWWVGYILQTPGKLVFDNIALLFAIGTAFGLSKDQRGEVALIGAVLYISLTVFLMEGGLTELFYKNVNQLEVWKLDDAGNWVKNISSGLSQLFYVPNFSQIDILGDGNRTLEVTGGTYILNIGVLGGIIAGVTSAKMYNRFSEIKLPAALSFFGGRRFVPMIIMAISLPIAFTFAIIWPWIQFALVKFGQLLSSSDAWAIPGSFLYALINRFAQPFGVHHILNTFLWFQLPIDGNVVTSLTGKVVLGEDVFSSWEKIFVNGAMTPDAISILNNITNHWATSVVFGDDQAKNLQLFEQFFSYNPNLIGASNGTIFSMGQGLYAVMGDINAFQKGLISGNFQTGFFPLYWGGLTGASVAMIMAADKSRRKELITFFLGIGIVAALTGIDEPIFFTFTFVAPILWVFNAIFTATFAAVAIAMHIHVGFGFSGGLIDYFISFANAWGQSKWEGVVNGGAYGVTSNPLWLLVLAVIMFPTYYFSFYFTIKKMDLQTPGREREEMITTDLNIKEAKGDDRYEVIADNLIEIIGAENILAIGNCSTRLRLNVKNNKVGTTAQYRQAGASGVVRLGDNGLQIIIGTDVQHVADAVERKIKIKTVVQTPDLEDK, encoded by the coding sequence ATGAAATTACAATTAGATAAAAAAACCAAACTTCAAAAAGACACTAATAAATCAAGTCAAATGTCGGTTGGAACTAATAGTAAATGAAAAAACTTTTGAAAAAAAACAATGGTCGGTTTGCAAAATTTAGGAAAATCTTTATTATTCCCTATTGCAGTTTTGCCTTTTGCCGCTCTTTTAAATCGTTTTGGGACTTTAGCAATTGATTTAAATCCCATTCAAGATGGTATCAAAAATGCTGGTTGATGAGTTGGTTATATTTTGCAAACACCAGGAAAATTAGTTTTTGATAATATCGCCCTACTTTTTGCAATCGGAACCGCCTTTGGACTTTCCAAAGATCAACGCGGTGAAGTTGCATTAATTGGAGCGGTCTTATATATTTCACTTACCGTTTTTTTAATGGAGGGTGGATTAACAGAATTATTTTATAAAAATGTAAACCAACTTGAAGTTTGAAAACTAGACGATGCGGGAAACTGAGTTAAAAATATTAGTTCAGGACTATCGCAATTATTTTATGTGCCAAATTTTTCTCAAATTGATATTTTAGGCGATGGTAATCGTACCCTAGAAGTTACTGGAGGTACTTATATATTAAATATTGGTGTGCTTGGAGGAATTATTGCTGGAGTGACTTCTGCTAAAATGTATAATCGTTTTTCTGAAATTAAACTCCCTGCCGCCTTATCATTTTTTGGGGGCCGCAGATTTGTACCAATGATCATTATGGCAATTTCACTACCAATTGCGTTTACTTTTGCAATCATTTGACCTTGAATTCAATTTGCTTTAGTAAAATTTGGCCAACTCCTTTCATCAAGTGATGCTTGAGCGATCCCTGGCTCGTTTTTATATGCTTTAATAAATAGATTTGCTCAACCATTTGGGGTTCATCACATTTTAAATACTTTTCTTTGATTTCAATTACCAATTGATGGAAATGTTGTAACAAGTCTCACAGGAAAAGTTGTATTAGGAGAAGATGTTTTCTCTTCTTGGGAAAAAATCTTTGTAAATGGTGCAATGACCCCAGATGCAATATCAATTTTAAATAACATTACCAATCATTGAGCGACAAGCGTTGTTTTTGGTGATGATCAAGCTAAGAACTTGCAGCTGTTTGAACAATTCTTTTCTTATAATCCAAATCTCATTGGGGCTTCGAATGGAACCATTTTCTCAATGGGTCAAGGTTTGTATGCTGTTATGGGCGATATCAATGCATTTCAAAAAGGATTAATATCTGGAAACTTCCAAACAGGTTTCTTTCCGTTGTATTGAGGGGGATTAACTGGAGCTAGTGTTGCAATGATTATGGCAGCAGATAAATCACGTCGCAAAGAATTAATTACCTTTTTTCTAGGAATCGGAATAGTTGCTGCATTAACTGGAATCGATGAGCCAATCTTCTTTACCTTTACATTTGTTGCTCCAATTCTTTGAGTATTCAACGCCATCTTTACAGCGACTTTTGCAGCTGTTGCTATTGCTATGCATATTCATGTTGGTTTTGGATTCTCTGGTGGATTAATTGACTACTTCATTTCATTTGCCAATGCTTGAGGTCAAAGCAAATGAGAAGGTGTTGTTAATGGTGGGGCTTATGGGGTTACTTCCAATCCACTATGATTATTAGTTCTAGCAGTGATAATGTTCCCTACTTACTATTTCTCATTTTATTTCACAATCAAAAAAATGGATTTACAAACTCCAGGTCGCGAACGTGAAGAAATGATTACAACTGATTTAAATATTAAAGAAGCTAAAGGTGATGATCGCTATGAAGTGATTGCTGACAACTTAATCGAAATTATTGGCGCAGAAAATATTTTGGCAATTGGCAATTGTTCAACACGTTTAAGATTAAATGTTAAAAATAACAAAGTTGGCACCACGGCCCAATATCGTCAAGCTGGGGCCAGCGGAGTTGTTAGGCTTGGTGATAATGGCTTACAAATTATAATTGGAACCGATGTTCAACATGTTGCTGATGCAGTTGAACGAAAAATTAAAATCAAGACTGTAGTACAAACACCAGATTTGGAGGACAAATAA
- a CDS encoding SIS domain-containing protein — protein MEKEMLLDFEASWLKDNNSYYTLKEILQQPSVWNKITADLKLKEEEIKNFIDINIEPDTKIILTGAGTSEFVGNSIFQSFYQRGYNIASIPTTDLITGTTKYFKKNEKLLLVSFARSGNSPESLGAFNIVNKLCSNVKNIIITCNAKGELIKNYSQNSNNFLCLLPPEANDKSFAMTSSFTGMMMAFSLIMDIQNIDNNIIEINNMALQTEKNIKTFYQEIKKIAKQKNDRIVFLGADELKGISQESHLKVLELSAGEVNTFFNSPMGFRHGPKSILNKNTIVFLLMNLSDYQRKYDIDLVKELHNQKQIDKLVILDFKNDIFIKANCDHYFNFNIQDCELFVGLNYIIFAQIYAFYKSLFLNKTPDNPWPSGLVNRVVEGVTIYELEEQ, from the coding sequence ATGGAAAAGGAAATGTTATTAGATTTTGAAGCAAGTTGATTAAAAGATAATAATTCTTACTATACTCTAAAAGAAATATTACAGCAGCCAAGCGTGTGAAATAAAATTACAGCTGACTTAAAATTAAAAGAAGAGGAAATTAAAAATTTTATAGACATTAACATTGAACCTGATACCAAAATTATTTTAACTGGAGCTGGAACTAGCGAGTTTGTTGGTAATTCAATATTTCAAAGTTTTTATCAAAGAGGATATAATATTGCATCGATTCCAACAACCGATTTAATTACAGGAACAACTAAATATTTTAAAAAAAATGAAAAATTGCTTTTGGTTTCATTTGCAAGATCAGGTAATTCTCCTGAATCTCTTGGAGCTTTTAATATCGTTAACAAATTGTGTTCTAATGTCAAAAATATTATTATTACTTGTAATGCTAAAGGAGAGTTAATCAAGAACTATTCCCAAAATTCAAATAATTTTCTTTGCTTACTTCCCCCCGAAGCTAATGATAAATCTTTTGCAATGACATCAAGCTTTACTGGAATGATGATGGCCTTTAGTTTAATTATGGATATTCAAAACATTGACAATAATATCATAGAAATTAACAATATGGCTTTGCAAACAGAAAAAAATATTAAAACTTTTTATCAAGAAATTAAAAAAATTGCTAAACAAAAAAATGACAGAATCGTTTTTTTAGGAGCGGACGAACTCAAAGGAATAAGTCAAGAATCTCATTTAAAAGTTTTGGAGTTAAGTGCTGGAGAAGTTAATACTTTCTTCAATTCGCCAATGGGATTTCGTCATGGCCCAAAATCAATTTTAAATAAAAATACCATTGTTTTTTTATTAATGAACCTTAGCGATTATCAAAGAAAATATGATATTGATTTAGTCAAGGAATTACACAATCAAAAACAAATTGATAAACTTGTTATTCTCGATTTTAAAAACGATATTTTTATAAAAGCCAATTGTGATCATTATTTCAATTTTAACATTCAAGATTGTGAACTTTTTGTAGGTTTGAATTATATAATTTTTGCTCAAATTTATGCATTTTATAAATCCCTATTTTTAAATAAAACCCCTGACAACCCCTGACCTTCTGGTTTAGTGAATCGTGTTGTTGAGGGCGTGACAATTTATGAATTGGAGGAGCAATAA
- a CDS encoding MurR/RpiR family transcriptional regulator, with translation MKNENFLLKMKEISNNNFKSIDYVIYKFILDNSNLVADFTLDNFCKACFVSKPSLIKFCQKIGLSGFSELKFLIKNNLNLKSVLNSELTVTKEFLNSNKFKNKYCDLSIFYTKEIVNNFNNQSLLTNELVEKIISKDVVYIFCANLAYYASKNFLQRIRFLNKNIILENDINLIESYVSGMSLNAVIIVISLSGMNPHILQIVNWIDSKNYTFALTGCIGQISSKVNNYFLIPQIENDLWDNYSLRSNFVVQFFDLLYVELFNFKK, from the coding sequence ATGAAAAATGAAAATTTTTTACTAAAAATGAAAGAGATTTCAAATAATAATTTTAAATCAATAGACTATGTGATATATAAATTTATATTGGACAACTCAAATTTGGTAGCTGATTTTACTTTAGATAATTTTTGCAAAGCCTGTTTTGTTAGCAAACCATCGCTAATAAAGTTTTGTCAAAAAATTGGCTTATCTGGATTTTCAGAATTAAAATTTTTAATAAAAAATAATTTAAATTTAAAATCTGTTTTGAATTCCGAACTAACAGTGACAAAAGAATTTCTCAATTCAAATAAATTTAAAAATAAATATTGTGATTTAAGCATTTTTTACACCAAAGAAATTGTTAATAATTTTAATAATCAAAGCTTATTAACTAACGAACTTGTTGAAAAAATAATTTCAAAAGATGTCGTTTATATTTTTTGTGCTAATTTGGCATATTACGCTTCAAAAAATTTTTTACAAAGAATTAGATTTTTAAATAAAAACATTATTTTAGAAAATGACATCAACTTGATTGAAAGTTACGTTTCTGGAATGTCCTTAAACGCAGTAATAATTGTCATTTCGCTTTCTGGAATGAATCCACACATTTTACAAATAGTGAATTGAATTGATAGTAAAAACTATACCTTTGCTTTGACAGGTTGCATCGGCCAAATTTCAAGCAAGGTGAATAATTATTTTTTAATTCCTCAAATAGAAAATGATCTTTGAGACAATTACTCTTTAAGATCAAATTTTGTTGTACAATTTTTTGATTTATTATACGTAGAACTATTTAACTTTAAAAAATAG
- a CDS encoding phosphatase PAP2 family protein produces the protein MTMTRTIYKQWYIRTTLVFAGILLIGFIATSFGNIDRWFADVMGEWVKIEFIKFWVIFYNEMGFTCLFLIALVSIFIIVESWYVKNRSNKKSKVVILICYSVTTMIFFVYNFIRLIGLLTEDTGWGLGIDPQYLTTNTYKIISRISIFFIETTILIGSIFFLRFKVSKTNILIEKRAWVVAISALIFIIVSFFLLTLILKQSFGRPFYLNVEFERYIGKVKLDENGWAIDIELSVEAQKLEADFPDLKERILNSYNNSGYWTQADRYYKWYEVNGDWYQNLQFWYGGKILSWFMKFDPEYTKPLCWNNQDFPSGHTISGFTGVYYALFASVLIKDDKKRIKTTNILFTVWFISEIIMINSLVVARTHYVSDVWFSFVFCAIFMVTSLRFTNTLATKTLLKKRIKILKTNEFAIVKNKILIYFQDDNKIFITKIYSKRVEKKLKKYLNSLQLQEIHNWKNYYS, from the coding sequence ATGACAATGACAAGAACAATCTACAAGCAATGATATATTAGAACTACCTTAGTTTTTGCTGGGATTTTATTAATTGGCTTTATTGCAACATCATTTGGTAATATTGATCGATGATTTGCTGATGTTATGGGCGAATGAGTAAAAATTGAATTTATTAAATTTTGAGTTATTTTTTATAATGAAATGGGGTTTACTTGCTTATTTTTGATTGCACTAGTTTCTATTTTTATTATTGTTGAGTCTTGATATGTCAAAAACCGTTCTAATAAAAAATCAAAAGTTGTAATTTTGATTTGCTATAGTGTTACCACAATGATATTTTTTGTCTATAATTTTATCAGACTAATTGGTTTATTAACTGAGGATACAGGATGGGGACTTGGAATTGACCCTCAGTATCTGACAACAAATACTTATAAAATAATTTCTCGAATTAGTATTTTTTTTATTGAAACTACAATTTTAATTGGGTCAATATTTTTTCTGCGTTTTAAAGTCTCTAAAACAAATATTCTAATTGAAAAACGAGCTTGGGTTGTTGCAATTAGTGCCTTAATATTTATAATAGTTTCTTTTTTCCTTTTAACTTTGATATTAAAACAATCATTTGGAAGACCGTTTTATTTAAATGTCGAGTTTGAAAGATATATTGGCAAGGTCAAGTTAGATGAAAATGGTTGGGCAATTGATATTGAATTATCTGTTGAAGCTCAGAAATTAGAAGCGGACTTCCCGGATTTAAAAGAACGAATTTTAAACAGTTATAACAACAGTGGTTATTGAACTCAAGCTGATCGATATTATAAATGATATGAAGTAAATGGTGACTGGTATCAAAATTTACAATTTTGATATGGTGGTAAAATACTTTCTTGATTTATGAAATTTGATCCAGAATACACAAAACCTTTGTGCTGAAATAATCAAGATTTTCCTTCGGGACATACAATTTCAGGTTTTACTGGAGTTTACTATGCTTTGTTTGCAAGCGTTTTAATTAAGGATGATAAAAAACGAATAAAAACAACAAATATTTTATTCACCGTTTGGTTTATCAGTGAAATCATTATGATAAATTCCTTAGTAGTAGCGCGCACGCACTATGTTTCTGATGTGTGATTTTCTTTTGTATTTTGTGCCATTTTCATGGTGACTTCTTTGAGATTCACAAATACTTTAGCTACAAAAACATTATTAAAAAAACGAATTAAAATATTAAAAACAAATGAATTTGCAATTGTAAAAAATAAAATTTTAATTTATTTTCAAGATGATAATAAAATTTTTATTACAAAAATTTATTCAAAAAGGGTAGAAAAAAAACTCAAAAAATATTTAAATTCTTTACAACTTCAAGAAATACACAATTGAAAAAATTATTATTCTTAA
- a CDS encoding Vmc-like lipoprotein signal peptide domain-containing protein has translation MKKILLILSSLSFGITPAATVVSCFRKSIEKEKIQLTVESMNDWIENQNFGYEGGFYFLEDTPPEEQAYLNIFKPLRHKIENVIADEINETFKSNEDDLWEIYVWLSWSENNEIINQNIPFKSKNKYELKFELTIYNNNPNKYLKLEYKNLKFNFKQKEKISTKNVNQNLLHLVVNNADYYENDIKNPFSWSTKSKIIFEKTKDAIKNNEIENAKKMISEYLNYRSNTTEGIPFKEFYFDSTVNDIDLIEKVDETDYIRFKISSNSVFKNLVGIPEIDWEAIYVI, from the coding sequence ATGAAAAAAATATTGTTAATTTTAAGTTCCTTAAGTTTTGGAATAACACCAGCTGCAACAGTTGTTAGTTGTTTTAGAAAAAGTATCGAAAAAGAAAAAATTCAACTAACAGTCGAATCCATGAATGATTGAATAGAAAATCAAAATTTTGGTTATGAAGGAGGGTTTTATTTTTTAGAAGACACACCTCCCGAAGAACAAGCCTACTTAAATATTTTTAAGCCCCTTCGACATAAAATTGAGAATGTTATTGCAGATGAAATTAATGAAACATTTAAAAGTAATGAAGATGATTTGTGAGAAATTTATGTTTGGCTTTCTTGAAGCGAAAACAACGAGATAATTAATCAAAATATTCCTTTTAAAAGCAAAAATAAATATGAATTAAAATTTGAATTAACAATCTATAATAATAACCCAAATAAATATTTAAAATTAGAATATAAAAATCTGAAATTTAATTTTAAGCAAAAAGAAAAAATTAGCACAAAAAATGTTAATCAAAATTTACTTCATTTAGTTGTTAACAATGCTGATTACTATGAAAATGATATTAAAAACCCTTTTTCGTGATCTACTAAATCTAAAATAATTTTTGAAAAAACCAAAGATGCAATTAAAAATAACGAAATTGAAAATGCTAAAAAAATGATTTCTGAATATTTAAACTATCGTTCAAATACTACCGAGGGAATTCCTTTTAAAGAATTTTATTTTGATTCTACTGTTAATGACATCGATTTAATTGAAAAAGTTGATGAAACTGATTACATTAGATTTAAAATTTCATCTAATTCAGTATTTAAGAATTTAGTAGGAATTCCAGAAATTGACTGAGAAGCTATTTATGTAATTTAA
- a CDS encoding putative cysteine peptidase encodes MCRNKESFGKKKIPYGEEATLEKISKFSDLIPHHEWFSKLWSEYAIGYTESPKGTGLCEYISISMLFFYQELFISSGYFTDEEFEHYFVIQEKVEKIGMPWHFFSETSQKEKSFITKLWELNKKQVNFIEPIPFKKAINRWVKGHEIEKRISLKSQIALVIGDSSEKILKDFKVPVALSYPNRGGHSVVIIGYDSQTKSYLVHYGWVKKELRIVRKKDIWSWSNGGFWVALYDKNEKKLPLKKRFFFEGKKYSWKELKEMGFTAKDIDRI; translated from the coding sequence ATGTGCAGAAATAAAGAATCCTTTGGCAAAAAGAAAATTCCTTATGGGGAGGAAGCCACCTTAGAAAAAATCTCAAAATTTTCAGACCTAATCCCCCATCATGAATGATTTTCAAAACTCTGAAGCGAATATGCCATTGGCTATACAGAATCACCAAAAGGGACGGGTTTATGTGAGTATATTTCGATTTCAATGTTATTTTTTTATCAAGAATTGTTTATTTCTTCAGGTTATTTTACAGATGAAGAGTTCGAACACTACTTTGTAATTCAAGAAAAAGTCGAAAAAATAGGTATGCCTTGGCACTTTTTTTCAGAAACTAGCCAAAAAGAAAAATCTTTTATAACAAAACTTTGAGAATTGAACAAGAAACAAGTTAACTTTATTGAACCAATACCTTTTAAAAAAGCCATTAATCGCTGAGTTAAGGGTCATGAAATTGAAAAAAGAATATCTTTAAAGTCTCAAATTGCCCTTGTGATTGGTGACAGCTCTGAAAAAATTTTAAAAGACTTTAAAGTGCCAGTTGCCCTATCATACCCAAATCGTGGTGGTCACAGCGTTGTTATAATTGGTTATGACTCACAAACAAAGAGTTATTTGGTTCATTATGGATGAGTAAAAAAAGAATTAAGGATTGTTAGAAAAAAAGATATCTGGTCTTGGAGCAATGGAGGATTTTGAGTTGCTCTATATGATAAAAATGAAAAAAAACTTCCACTAAAAAAGCGATTTTTTTTCGAAGGGAAGAAATATAGTTGAAAAGAATTAAAAGAAATGGGTTTTACAGCCAAAGATATTGATAGAATTTAG